The Sorex araneus isolate mSorAra2 chromosome 5, mSorAra2.pri, whole genome shotgun sequence genome has a segment encoding these proteins:
- the ADORA3 gene encoding adenosine receptor A3: protein MPVNSTALPLGSITYIVVEILIGLCAIAGNVLVIWVIKLNPSLQTTTFYFIVSLAMADIAVGVLVMPLAVVVSLGIVIHFYHCLLMTCLLLIFTHASIMSLLAIAVDRYLRVKLTLRYRRVTTQRRIWLALGLCWLLSFLVGLTPMFGWNMRHSSEGRSSNETALVCQFRSVVRMDYMVYFSFFTWIFIPLVVMCAIYLDIFYIIHNRLSQNVNSSRETGAFYGREFKTAKYLFLILFLFALSWLPLSIINCVLYFNVDVPRGVQYLGILLSHANSMMNPIVYACKIKKFKDTYLCILKTCVLCQPSIS, encoded by the exons ATGCCAGTCAACAGCACTGCCCTGCCTCTAGGCAGCATCACCTACATCGTCGTGGAGATTCTCATTGGGCTCTGTGCCATTGCGGGCAACGTGCTGGTTATCTGGGTCATCAAGCTGAACCCCAGCCTACAGACAACAACCTTCTATTTCATCGTTTCCCTCGCCATGGCTGACATCGCTGTGGGTGTGCTGGTGATGCCTTTGGCTGTGGTTGTCAGCCTGGGCATCGTAATCCACTTCTACCACTGCCTTCTCATGACCTGCCTGCTGCTCATCTTCACCCATGCCTCCATCATGTCCTTGCTGGCCATCGCAGTGGACCGCTACCTGCGGGTCAAGCTCACCCTGAG GTACCGGAGAGTCACTACTCAAAGAAGAATATGGCTGGCCCTGGGCCTCTGCTGGCTGCTGtcgttcctggtggggctcacccCCATGTTTGGCTGGAACATGAGACACTCCTCAGAGGGCAGAAGCAGCAATGAGACTGCCCTTGTGTGCCAGTTCCGCTCTGTGGTGAGGATGGACTACATGGTCTACTTCAGCTTCTTCACGTGGATCTTCATCCCTCTGGTGGTGATGTGTGCCATCTACCTTGACATCTTCTACATCATTCACAACCGACTCAGCCAGAATGTCAATAGCTCTAGAGAGACTGGAGCCTTCTACGGACGGGAGTTCAAGACGGCCAAGTATTTGTTTCTGATTCTCTTCCTTTTTGCTTTGTCCTGGTTGCCTCTGTCCATCATCAATTGTGTCCTCTACTTCAATGTTGATGTGCCACGAGGTGTGCAATACTTGGGCATCCTGCTGTCGCATGCCAACTCCATGATGAACCCCATCGTCTACGCTTGCAAAATAAAGAAGTTCAAGGACACCTATCTCTGCATCCTCAAAACCTGTGTGCTCTGCCAGCCGTCGATTTCTTGA